In Streptomyces thermolilacinus SPC6, a single genomic region encodes these proteins:
- the metK gene encoding methionine adenosyltransferase: MSRRLFTSESVTEGHPDKIADQISDTILDALLREDPTSRVAVETLITTGLVHVAGEVTTKAYADIPTLVREKILEIGYDSSKKGFDGASCGVSVSIGAQSPDIAQGVDAAYEQRVEGDEDELDQQGAGDQGLMFGYASDETPELMPLPIHLAHRLSKRLTEVRKNGTIPYLRPDGKTQVTIEYDGDKAVRLDTVVVSSQHASDIDLDSLLAPDIREFVVEHVLKQLLEDGIKLETEGYRLLVNPTGRFEIGGPMGDAGLTGRKIIIDTYGGMARHGGGAFSGKDPSKVDRSAAYAMRWVAKNVVAAGLASRCEVQVAYAIGKAEPVGLFVETFGTAKVETEKIENAIAEVFDLRPAAIIRDLDLLRPIYSQTAAYGHFGRELPDFTWERTDRVDALRKAAGL; this comes from the coding sequence GTGTCCCGTCGTCTCTTCACCTCGGAGTCCGTGACCGAAGGTCACCCCGACAAGATCGCTGACCAGATCAGCGACACGATTCTCGACGCGCTGCTGCGGGAGGACCCCACCTCCCGCGTCGCCGTGGAGACGCTGATCACCACCGGCCTGGTGCACGTGGCCGGCGAGGTGACCACCAAGGCGTACGCCGACATCCCGACGCTGGTGCGCGAGAAGATCCTCGAGATCGGCTACGACTCCTCGAAGAAGGGCTTCGACGGCGCGTCCTGCGGCGTCTCCGTCTCCATCGGCGCGCAGTCCCCGGACATCGCCCAGGGTGTGGACGCCGCCTACGAGCAGCGCGTCGAGGGCGACGAGGACGAGCTGGACCAGCAGGGCGCCGGTGACCAGGGCCTGATGTTCGGCTACGCCTCCGACGAGACGCCCGAGCTGATGCCGCTCCCGATCCACCTCGCGCACCGGCTGTCCAAGCGCCTGACCGAGGTCCGCAAGAACGGCACGATCCCCTACCTGCGCCCCGACGGCAAGACGCAGGTCACCATCGAGTACGACGGCGACAAGGCCGTCCGCCTCGACACGGTGGTCGTCTCCTCGCAGCACGCCTCCGACATCGACCTGGACTCGCTGCTGGCCCCGGACATCCGCGAGTTCGTCGTGGAGCACGTCCTCAAGCAGCTCCTCGAGGACGGCATCAAGCTGGAGACCGAGGGCTACCGCCTCCTGGTCAACCCCACCGGCCGCTTCGAGATCGGCGGCCCCATGGGCGACGCGGGCCTCACCGGTCGCAAGATCATCATCGACACGTACGGCGGCATGGCCCGCCACGGCGGCGGCGCCTTCTCCGGCAAGGACCCGTCCAAGGTGGACCGCTCGGCCGCCTACGCCATGCGCTGGGTCGCCAAGAACGTCGTCGCCGCGGGCCTCGCCTCCCGCTGCGAGGTCCAGGTCGCGTACGCCATCGGCAAGGCCGAGCCGGTCGGCCTCTTCGTCGAGACCTTCGGCACCGCCAAGGTCGAGACCGAGAAGATCGAGAACGCCATCGCCGAGGTCTTCGACCTCCGCCCGGCCGCGATCATCCGTGACCTCGACCTGCTGCGCCCGATCTACTC